In a genomic window of Acidimicrobiales bacterium:
- the gyrA gene encoding DNA gyrase subunit A, which translates to MTPPPDGSDDLAAFEEQFQPIEIQEEMERSFLDYSMSVIVSRALPDARDGLKPVHRRILWGMYDLGARPDRPTMKCARVTGEVMGKYHPHGDSAIYDALVRMGQWFSLRHPLVHPKGNFGTPDDPPAAARYTECRLAPIAMDMLAGIEEDTVDFVDNYSGEFTEPVLLPSRFPNLLVNGSQGIAVGMATNIPPHNLGEVIDATVHLLANPDATPDDLMEFVKGPDFPTGGIMMGRQGIIDAYRTGRGSIRIRAVAEIEEGRTNDHIIVTKLPYQVSPSSVLLKIKELVDAGELDGIAAINNASSGDEIRLEIKLKRDAPALVVLNNLYKRTPLQTSFGVNTVALIDGVPRTLNLRDALLAYVDHQVDVIRRRSEFRLAEAKRREHIVEGLVKALDMIDAIIALIRGSADRPEARAGLMGEGFEFSEIQANHILDMTLGRLTRLGRAELEEELAKLRETIAELEAILSDEGKLRAVIRDELGEVREAHATPRQTDITYDVGDIDIEDLIDDEELVVTMTAKGYIKTVAAGAFRTQGRGGRGVAGTKLRDEDYVTHVIHTTAHAYLLLFSNRGKVYRLKTHEIPMKERTARGTAVVNLLPLQPGETIQAIIDTRDYETSRFLFFATKQGQVKKTKFTEYDSSRRDGIIAINLRDDDELVKVIQTDGETDIFLVSKAGQTIRFKESEVRPMGRSAAGVRGMKLREGDEVMSVDVAREGAALLTVTDSGFGKRTMLDKFPAKGRGTMGVKGMKITQRRGTVISALMVTLDDDIILISSVGTVIRMSVRDISAQGRDASGVNVMKVGPDESVAAVALVQEQEEADDAS; encoded by the coding sequence ATGACCCCGCCACCGGACGGCTCGGACGACCTGGCGGCGTTCGAAGAGCAGTTCCAGCCCATCGAGATCCAAGAGGAGATGGAGCGGTCGTTCCTCGACTACTCCATGTCGGTCATCGTGTCGCGGGCCCTGCCCGACGCCCGCGACGGCCTCAAGCCGGTGCACCGCCGGATCCTCTGGGGCATGTACGACCTCGGGGCGCGCCCCGACCGCCCGACCATGAAGTGCGCCCGGGTCACCGGTGAAGTCATGGGCAAGTACCACCCCCACGGCGACAGCGCGATCTACGACGCGCTGGTGCGCATGGGCCAGTGGTTCTCCCTGCGCCACCCGCTCGTCCACCCCAAGGGCAACTTCGGCACTCCCGACGACCCCCCGGCCGCCGCCCGCTACACGGAGTGCCGCCTCGCTCCCATCGCCATGGACATGCTGGCGGGGATCGAGGAGGACACGGTCGACTTCGTCGACAACTACTCGGGTGAGTTCACCGAGCCCGTCCTGTTGCCCTCGCGCTTCCCCAACCTGTTGGTCAACGGCAGCCAGGGCATCGCCGTGGGCATGGCCACCAACATCCCGCCCCACAACCTGGGCGAGGTGATCGACGCCACCGTCCACCTGCTGGCCAACCCCGACGCCACCCCCGACGACCTCATGGAGTTCGTCAAGGGCCCCGACTTCCCGACCGGCGGCATCATGATGGGCCGACAGGGGATCATCGACGCCTACCGCACCGGCCGTGGATCGATCCGCATCCGGGCCGTGGCCGAGATCGAAGAGGGTCGCACCAACGACCACATCATCGTCACGAAGCTGCCGTACCAGGTCAGCCCCAGCTCGGTGCTGTTGAAGATCAAGGAGCTCGTCGACGCCGGCGAGCTCGACGGCATCGCCGCCATCAACAACGCCTCCTCGGGCGACGAGATCCGTCTCGAGATCAAGCTCAAGCGCGACGCGCCGGCGCTCGTGGTGCTCAACAACCTCTACAAGCGCACCCCGCTCCAGACCAGCTTCGGCGTGAACACCGTCGCGCTGATCGACGGCGTGCCCCGCACCCTCAACCTGCGAGACGCCCTGCTCGCCTACGTGGACCACCAGGTCGACGTCATCCGCCGGCGCTCCGAGTTCCGCCTGGCCGAGGCCAAGCGCCGCGAGCACATCGTCGAGGGCCTGGTGAAGGCGCTCGACATGATCGACGCCATCATCGCCCTCATCCGGGGGTCGGCCGACCGTCCGGAGGCCCGCGCCGGCCTGATGGGCGAGGGCTTCGAGTTCAGCGAGATCCAGGCCAACCACATCCTCGACATGACCCTCGGCCGCCTCACCCGGCTGGGTCGCGCCGAGCTCGAAGAGGAGCTGGCCAAGCTGCGCGAGACCATCGCCGAGCTCGAGGCCATCCTGAGCGACGAGGGCAAGCTCCGGGCCGTCATCCGCGACGAGCTGGGCGAGGTCCGCGAGGCCCACGCCACCCCCCGCCAGACCGACATCACCTACGACGTCGGCGACATCGACATCGAGGACCTCATCGACGACGAGGAGCTCGTCGTCACCATGACGGCCAAGGGCTACATCAAGACGGTGGCCGCCGGCGCCTTCCGCACCCAGGGCCGGGGCGGGCGGGGTGTGGCCGGCACCAAGCTGCGCGACGAGGACTACGTCACCCACGTGATCCACACCACCGCGCACGCCTACCTGCTGCTGTTCTCCAACCGGGGCAAGGTGTACCGCCTCAAGACCCACGAGATCCCCATGAAGGAGCGCACCGCCCGCGGCACCGCGGTGGTGAACCTCCTCCCGCTCCAGCCGGGCGAGACCATCCAGGCCATCATCGACACCCGGGACTACGAGACCAGCCGGTTCCTCTTCTTCGCCACCAAGCAGGGCCAGGTGAAGAAGACCAAGTTCACCGAGTACGACTCGTCGCGCCGTGACGGCATCATCGCCATCAACCTGCGCGACGACGACGAGCTGGTGAAGGTCATCCAGACCGACGGTGAGACCGACATCTTCCTCGTGTCCAAGGCGGGCCAGACCATCCGCTTCAAGGAGTCCGAGGTCCGACCCATGGGTCGTTCGGCCGCCGGCGTGCGGGGCATGAAGCTGCGCGAGGGCGACGAGGTGATGTCCGTGGACGTGGCCCGCGAGGGCGCGGCGCTGCTCACCGTCACCGACTCGGGATTCGGCAAGCGCACCATGCTCGACAAGTTCCCGGCCAAGGGCCGCGGCACCATGGGCGTCAAGGGCATGAAGATCACCCAGCGCCGCGGCACGGTGATCTCGGCGCTGATGGTCACCCTCGACGACGACATCATCTTGATCTCGTCGGTGGGCACGGTGATCCGCATGTCCGTGCGCGACATCTCGGCTCAGGGCCGCGACGCCTCCGGCGTCAACGTCATGAAGGTCGGCCCCGACGAGTCCGTCGCCGCCGTGGCCCTCGTGCAGGAGCAGGAAGAGGCCGACGACGCCTCGTAG
- a CDS encoding carboxypeptidase regulatory-like domain-containing protein has protein sequence MRFRSGLLPVALVLAALAAAAAFGGAAGADSRGSSQPQFFDTLGIAGDGDGELENPRGVAVNRDNGDIYVADTGNDRIVQYDADGRFLRALRNSTVDGLTLDQPWDVALSPSNTGLYVADTGNDRVVVYNTDTALPIRDWGSTGTLNAQFNSPRGITVDSAGDVYVADTGNNRIQKFEPDGIFIERFGSTGSGPWQLRGPRDIAANINDRVFVADTGNDRISVWDSSGHYVSSFGSTGSGNRRFEAPAGIWEGVNLPPTNSMFIADTGNDRISVWRFNDGSNVATWEATFGRTGARNEELEAPRNVFIGDDLRRYVIDSGNDRLALLDPSGPPGVFGRVTNTFGVAVNGIGVIAQDATTFDTVVAAETDRDGNYQLPLPPGDYLLTYFDPDGGHRPEYYPDATDFADAQPVPVQANTVTRADIVLSVNAISPVPVTGTIVGTVEEAAGPAARTWVFAVDANTGTLKRAVQADPAGQFEIGGLATGNYLVVYIDPRGVNATEFFDDHVDPAQADVLAVTSGGPPVQADATLAPPP, from the coding sequence ATGCGATTTCGGTCCGGGTTGCTACCAGTGGCGCTGGTGCTCGCCGCGTTGGCTGCGGCGGCGGCGTTCGGCGGCGCCGCCGGCGCCGACTCCCGCGGGTCGAGCCAACCGCAGTTCTTCGACACGTTGGGCATCGCCGGCGACGGCGACGGCGAGCTCGAGAACCCCCGCGGCGTCGCCGTGAACCGGGACAACGGCGACATCTACGTCGCCGACACCGGCAACGACCGGATCGTGCAGTACGACGCCGACGGCCGCTTCCTGCGGGCCCTTCGCAACAGCACCGTCGATGGCCTCACGCTCGACCAGCCCTGGGACGTGGCGCTCAGCCCGAGCAACACCGGGCTCTACGTCGCCGACACCGGCAACGACCGCGTCGTGGTCTACAACACCGACACCGCGCTCCCGATCCGGGACTGGGGCTCGACCGGGACCCTCAACGCCCAGTTCAACTCCCCTCGCGGCATCACCGTCGACTCTGCCGGCGACGTCTACGTCGCTGACACGGGCAACAATCGGATCCAGAAGTTCGAGCCCGACGGCATCTTCATCGAGCGCTTCGGCTCGACCGGCAGCGGTCCGTGGCAGTTGCGGGGCCCACGGGACATCGCGGCCAACATCAACGACCGGGTCTTCGTGGCCGACACCGGCAACGACCGGATCTCCGTGTGGGACTCGTCGGGCCACTACGTGAGCTCCTTCGGCTCGACGGGGTCGGGCAACCGGCGCTTCGAGGCGCCGGCCGGCATCTGGGAGGGCGTGAACCTGCCGCCCACGAACTCGATGTTCATCGCCGACACGGGCAACGACCGCATCTCGGTCTGGCGCTTCAACGACGGCTCGAACGTGGCGACCTGGGAGGCCACCTTCGGACGCACCGGCGCCCGGAACGAGGAGCTCGAGGCGCCGCGCAACGTTTTCATCGGTGACGACCTCCGGCGGTACGTGATCGACTCCGGCAACGACCGGCTGGCCCTCCTCGACCCCTCGGGCCCCCCCGGGGTGTTCGGTCGGGTCACGAACACCTTCGGCGTCGCGGTCAACGGCATCGGGGTGATCGCCCAGGACGCCACCACCTTCGACACCGTGGTCGCCGCCGAGACCGACCGCGACGGCAACTACCAGCTCCCCCTCCCGCCGGGCGACTACCTGCTGACCTACTTCGACCCCGACGGCGGGCACCGACCCGAGTACTACCCCGACGCGACCGACTTCGCCGACGCCCAGCCCGTGCCTGTGCAGGCCAACACCGTCACCCGCGCCGACATCGTGCTCTCGGTCAACGCCATCAGCCCGGTCCCGGTCACCGGGACCATCGTCGGCACCGTCGAGGAGGCCGCTGGGCCGGCGGCCCGGACCTGGGTGTTCGCGGTCGACGCCAACACCGGGACCCTGAAGCGGGCCGTCCAGGCGGACCCGGCCGGCCAGTTCGAGATCGGCGGGCTCGCCACCGGCAACTACCTCGTCGTGTACATCGACCCCCGGGGGGTGAACGCCACCGAGTTCTTCGACGACCACGTCGACCCCGCGCAGGCGGACGTGCTCGCCGTCACCTCGGGTGGCCCTCCCGTCCAGGCCGACGCCACCCTCGCGCCACCTCCCTGA
- a CDS encoding DUF721 domain-containing protein, producing MSSPRPLAAGIDHVLAGLGAPSVDASATVFEAWPEAVGADLAAHCAARSIERGTLVVVADDPAFAERLAWSEAQVVARLEALTGAAVVARLDVRVRR from the coding sequence GTGAGCTCGCCCCGACCGCTGGCCGCCGGGATCGACCACGTCCTCGCCGGTCTGGGGGCGCCGTCGGTCGACGCGTCCGCCACGGTGTTCGAGGCGTGGCCCGAGGCCGTCGGCGCCGATCTCGCCGCCCACTGCGCGGCGCGCTCCATCGAGCGGGGCACGCTCGTCGTCGTGGCCGACGACCCCGCCTTCGCCGAGCGCCTGGCGTGGTCCGAGGCCCAGGTGGTCGCCCGCCTCGAGGCCCTCACCGGCGCCGCCGTGGTCGCCCGCCTCGACGTGCGCGTCCGGCGCTGA
- a CDS encoding type IIA DNA topoisomerase subunit B, which produces MADSTATTSSYSAKDITVLEGLEAVRKRPGMYIGSTGPSGLHHLVYEVVDNAVDEAMAGYCDRIDVTILADGGCEVRDNGRGIPVDSSPKFKGKSAAEVVLTVLHAGGKFGDGGYKVSGGLHGVGISVVNALSERLELEIDVNGKHHFMDFAKGGKVQTKLTVKGDAPRNRTGTTVRFWPDPTIFEEVEFRTQTLLERFQMMAFLNKGLEIRVKDERPDATLEPTTFKYAGGIIDFVKHNNRSKDALFTKVGYFEQSEEDQEVEIAFQWNTGYNTDGIHSFANGINTIEGGMHEEGFKKALTNVVNRYGEAKGLVKEKDGRLQGEDIREGLTAIISVRLREPQFEGQTKGKLGNVSMRSLVERATNEKLTDFFEEHPTEANKIVKKASAAATARRAAQEARKATRRKSALEGAGMPDKLRDCSSRNRDETELFIVEGDSAGGPATQARDPRTQAVLPIRGKILNVERARIDRMLKNNEIQALISAIGAGVGEEFDADKIRYDKVIILCDADVDGSHIRTLLLTFFFRQMKPLVEEGHVYIGQPPLYSTVVGKEKVYLKDDAAKTQFQADNPTHKKDFQRLKGLGEMDWDELQETTIDPQKRTLLKVGVEQAAIADEVFSVLMGDDVESRKHFIQTNATDVRFLDI; this is translated from the coding sequence GTGGCCGATAGCACCGCAACAACGTCGTCGTACTCCGCCAAGGACATCACCGTCCTCGAAGGTCTCGAGGCCGTCCGCAAGCGCCCGGGCATGTACATCGGCTCGACCGGCCCGAGCGGCCTGCACCACCTCGTCTACGAGGTGGTCGACAACGCGGTCGACGAGGCCATGGCCGGCTACTGCGACCGCATCGACGTCACCATCCTCGCCGACGGTGGGTGCGAGGTCCGTGACAACGGGCGCGGCATCCCCGTCGACAGCAGCCCGAAGTTCAAGGGCAAGTCGGCCGCCGAGGTCGTGCTCACCGTGCTGCACGCCGGCGGCAAGTTCGGCGACGGCGGCTACAAGGTGTCCGGTGGCCTGCACGGCGTCGGCATCTCGGTGGTCAACGCCCTGTCCGAGCGCCTCGAGCTCGAGATCGACGTCAACGGCAAGCACCACTTCATGGACTTCGCCAAGGGCGGCAAGGTGCAGACCAAGCTCACGGTCAAGGGCGACGCCCCCCGCAACCGCACGGGCACCACGGTTCGCTTCTGGCCCGACCCCACGATCTTCGAAGAGGTCGAGTTCCGCACCCAGACCCTCCTCGAGCGCTTCCAGATGATGGCGTTCCTCAACAAGGGCCTCGAGATCCGGGTGAAGGACGAGCGCCCGGACGCCACCTTGGAGCCGACCACCTTCAAGTACGCCGGCGGCATCATCGACTTCGTCAAGCACAACAACCGGTCCAAGGACGCCCTGTTCACCAAGGTCGGCTACTTCGAGCAGTCCGAGGAGGACCAGGAGGTCGAGATCGCCTTCCAGTGGAACACCGGGTACAACACCGACGGGATCCACAGCTTCGCCAACGGCATCAACACCATCGAGGGCGGTATGCACGAGGAGGGCTTCAAGAAGGCCCTCACCAACGTGGTCAACCGCTACGGCGAGGCCAAGGGCCTGGTGAAGGAGAAGGACGGCCGCCTCCAGGGCGAGGACATCCGCGAGGGCCTCACCGCCATCATCTCGGTGCGCCTACGCGAGCCCCAGTTCGAGGGACAGACCAAGGGCAAGCTCGGCAACGTGTCGATGCGCTCGCTGGTCGAGCGGGCCACCAACGAGAAGCTCACCGACTTCTTCGAGGAGCACCCCACCGAGGCCAACAAGATCGTCAAGAAGGCGTCGGCCGCGGCCACCGCCCGCCGTGCCGCCCAGGAGGCCCGCAAGGCCACCCGCCGCAAGTCCGCCCTCGAGGGCGCGGGCATGCCCGACAAGCTCCGCGACTGCTCGTCGCGCAACCGCGACGAGACCGAGCTGTTCATCGTCGAGGGCGACTCCGCCGGCGGCCCCGCCACCCAGGCCCGTGACCCCCGCACCCAGGCGGTGCTGCCCATCCGGGGCAAGATCCTCAACGTCGAGCGGGCCCGCATCGACCGCATGCTGAAGAACAACGAGATCCAGGCGCTGATCTCGGCCATCGGCGCCGGCGTGGGCGAGGAGTTCGACGCCGACAAGATCCGCTACGACAAGGTCATCATCCTCTGCGACGCCGACGTCGACGGCAGCCACATCCGCACCCTGTTGCTCACCTTCTTCTTCCGCCAGATGAAGCCGCTGGTGGAGGAGGGCCACGTCTACATCGGCCAGCCCCCGCTCTACTCCACGGTGGTGGGCAAGGAGAAGGTGTACCTGAAAGACGACGCGGCCAAGACCCAGTTCCAGGCCGACAACCCCACCCACAAGAAGGACTTCCAGCGCCTCAAGGGCCTGGGCGAGATGGACTGGGACGAGCTCCAGGAGACCACCATCGACCCGCAGAAGCGCACCCTGTTGAAGGTGGGCGTCGAGCAGGCGGCCATCGCCGACGAGGTGTTCTCGGTGCTCATGGGCGACGACGTGGAGAGCCGCAAGCACTTCATCCAGACCAACGCCACGGACGTGAGGTTCCTCGACATATGA
- a CDS encoding M15 family metallopeptidase → MPCHPSSPPIHVHRPDRRERGQALPLVLVALALAVAVMMATGGLAQRAVAAAQARTAADAAALAGAARGEEEARAVAADNDAEVVAYAEAGPRVRVEVVVRGRHAVAAAERLTPPPSSSGAQGLTPEMQAAVARAEALLGQPVPITSGWRSPDQQQWLWDHRDTNPYPVARPGTSMHERGLAIDVPSWFVAPLRSVASEAGLCFPLPESDPIHFELCRPPGLP, encoded by the coding sequence ATGCCATGCCACCCGTCGTCACCGCCCATCCACGTTCATCGACCGGACCGACGTGAGCGGGGCCAGGCCCTGCCCCTGGTGCTGGTCGCCCTGGCCCTCGCCGTCGCCGTGATGATGGCCACCGGGGGACTGGCGCAGCGGGCCGTCGCCGCTGCCCAGGCCCGCACGGCGGCCGACGCCGCCGCGTTGGCCGGCGCGGCCCGGGGCGAGGAGGAGGCGCGAGCCGTCGCCGCGGACAACGACGCCGAAGTGGTGGCCTACGCCGAGGCCGGCCCCCGGGTCCGGGTCGAGGTGGTGGTTCGCGGTCGCCACGCCGTGGCCGCCGCTGAGCGCCTCACCCCGCCGCCGTCTTCGTCGGGCGCCCAGGGCCTCACCCCGGAGATGCAGGCCGCCGTCGCGCGAGCGGAGGCGCTGCTCGGTCAGCCGGTGCCCATCACCTCGGGCTGGCGCAGCCCCGACCAGCAGCAGTGGCTCTGGGACCACCGGGACACCAATCCGTACCCCGTCGCTCGTCCGGGGACCTCGATGCACGAGCGTGGCCTGGCCATCGACGTGCCGTCGTGGTTCGTGGCGCCGCTGCGCTCGGTGGCGTCCGAGGCCGGACTCTGCTTTCCGCTGCCCGAGAGCGATCCCATACACTTCGAGCTGTGTCGACCGCCCGGACTCCCGTAG